The genome window TTATAGGCTACTTCAACAAATGCATAAGTCCGAAAATTGGGAAGATTGGATAGTATATATGTTAAAAGCTGTAGAAGAGACAGCAAAGGACACATATAAAATCATTTCAGACATTATGGAATTATTAGAAACGACAATTGAAGTCTGTAAGAGTAGACTTCCCAAAAACATTTATTCAAAAGAGCTAGTTGAATTATTATTTGTTCAGCCGTATACAAAAATTGCTTTTCTTGTGGAGGCAGGTATTGCTGAAAGACGAACTGCAAGTAAATACCTAAAAGAACTAGAGCTGATAGGAGTATTAGAATCATTTAGATTAGGAAAAGAAACAATATTTGTTAATCGTCCTCTATATGATTTACTGCGGAAATAATAGTGGTACATAACAAGCTTTTGAAGCAGACAGTCGGGATGTCATGATCCTTGCATTCGCAACGATCCCGCCATCTTTCCTCCTGCTGCTTAAAAGAATGTTATGTGGATAAAGGAAGAAAATGAAAATTCTATTAAGAACATTTATATTACTTTTAATAATAAGCTGTAACTCAAAAGAAGAGACTGTAAAACAAGAGCTGGTAAAAGAAATTGTTGATAATGAAAACATATTAGCTGATCAACAGAAAGATCATAAACCTACAGAACTTAAAAGCAACATGATTATTGGAAATTCAACCATAAACTCATTAAGAATAAGATCCATTCCAGACATCAATTATGGTGAAATACTAGGTAAGGTTGATTTAAATGAAGAAGTAGAAATTATTAGCAGAACCCAATGGAACACTTACACAGACAATATTACGGATAGATGGTTAAACATAAAAACAAATAACGGAATCAATGGATGGGTATTTGAAGGATATTTAGAATATGATACAAAAATTAGAATACCAGAATCAGAAGATGAATTTGAAATTGAAAAATCTTTTATAGTAGATAAGATTGAAGAAATTATTTCTAATAAAACAAGTGAGATTGTATTCCCATCAGAATTTGATGATAAGCATCAGATAATTCCAACAGGATATGTTGAATATAATGGAATACTACTATGGACACATGGTTCGAGCTTATGGGCCTTTAATGGGAATAAAATAGCACCGATTTTCAATATTAATATTTTGTCCAAAGATAATAAATATATGATTGGACCTATCTATAAATTCAATGAAAATAAAATATTTATTACCACTGCCTATGGAAAATTCGGAGGATTTTCAATTCATCCATATTTTATTTTTGATCTGAAGACTTGTATGATTGAGAAAGACCTTGATGAAAAATTTAATGAATTGATCAAAAACGAAGATATTTATCCATATCGCAATAATTGTAATCTTTTATACGAAGGATATAAAAAAGTTTTCAATGGTAATCTATATGGGGTTTTTCGAAATAATGACAAAACATCAATATTTATATTTGATAAAACCGAAATGAAAAAATTGAAAAGCATTCCAGAAGAATACTATGGATATGCTATGAAATTGATATCAGAAAGTGAATTAATTATTTATCAGCCAAAAAATGGGTGGTATGA of Oceanispirochaeta crateris contains these proteins:
- a CDS encoding SH3 domain-containing protein, whose amino-acid sequence is MKILLRTFILLLIISCNSKEETVKQELVKEIVDNENILADQQKDHKPTELKSNMIIGNSTINSLRIRSIPDINYGEILGKVDLNEEVEIISRTQWNTYTDNITDRWLNIKTNNGINGWVFEGYLEYDTKIRIPESEDEFEIEKSFIVDKIEEIISNKTSEIVFPSEFDDKHQIIPTGYVEYNGILLWTHGSSLWAFNGNKIAPIFNINILSKDNKYMIGPIYKFNENKIFITTAYGKFGGFSIHPYFIFDLKTCMIEKDLDEKFNELIKNEDIYPYRNNCNLLYEGYKKVFNGNLYGVFRNNDKTSIFIFDKTEMKKLKSIPEEYYGYAMKLISESELIIYQPKNGWYDEDTVGPYITIKFDYINGIIVEKSLISEDIIWDYLKQFD